In the Planctomycetia bacterium genome, one interval contains:
- the nuoH2 gene encoding NADH-quinone oxidoreductase subunit H 2, with protein sequence MGLLPSPETLAALVKIGLLVGGLMTAAAYLVLVERWMAAWVQDRKGPNRVGIPLTKIRLFGLGQPLADGLKIILKEDFTPRHVDRVLYTAAPLVILAASLAIFAAIPFGSVLPPLGIAGLPDPVPFLVAPGLDVGVLWVFALSSIAVYGVLLGGWASNNKYGFLGGLRSSAQLVAYEIPLGLGLLGVVLAAGSLKLDAIMNAQAESGIWYAFAQPLGFVVFLVASFAEAARLPFDLPEAEQELVGGYHTEYSGIKLLLFLVAEFLHMVTAAFLIVIMFLGGWHLWGLTGADQNITWLQCLIRFGVLSAKILAVILFFMLVRWSWPRFRFDQLMNLAWKVMLPLGLANLVTVATIEEFRPQLVAALGPGLAQGVALAAPWGVFFLGWIAAGLLTPSGTDNRPIRATGPLDIEHELVET encoded by the coding sequence ATGGGCCTCCTCCCCTCCCCTGAAACGCTCGCCGCGCTCGTGAAGATCGGCCTCCTCGTCGGCGGCCTGATGACGGCGGCCGCCTACCTCGTGCTCGTCGAGCGCTGGATGGCGGCCTGGGTGCAGGACAGAAAGGGGCCGAACCGTGTCGGCATCCCGCTGACGAAGATCCGGCTCTTCGGCCTCGGCCAGCCGCTCGCCGACGGGCTGAAGATCATCCTCAAGGAGGACTTCACGCCCCGGCACGTGGACCGCGTCCTGTATACGGCGGCGCCGCTGGTGATCCTCGCCGCCTCGCTGGCGATCTTTGCGGCGATTCCCTTTGGCAGCGTCCTGCCGCCGCTCGGCATCGCCGGCCTCCCGGATCCGGTGCCGTTCCTCGTCGCCCCGGGCCTCGACGTCGGCGTGCTCTGGGTGTTCGCGCTGTCGAGCATCGCCGTCTACGGCGTGCTCCTCGGCGGCTGGGCGAGCAACAACAAGTATGGGTTCCTCGGCGGCCTGCGGTCGAGCGCCCAGCTCGTGGCCTACGAGATCCCGCTCGGCCTCGGCCTGCTCGGCGTCGTCCTGGCGGCGGGGTCGCTCAAGCTCGACGCGATCATGAATGCCCAGGCGGAGAGCGGCATCTGGTACGCCTTCGCCCAGCCGCTGGGATTCGTCGTGTTTCTCGTGGCGAGCTTCGCGGAGGCGGCCCGGCTCCCCTTCGACCTCCCCGAGGCCGAACAGGAACTGGTGGGCGGCTATCACACCGAGTATTCCGGCATCAAGCTCCTCCTGTTCCTCGTGGCCGAGTTCCTCCACATGGTCACGGCCGCGTTCCTGATCGTGATCATGTTCCTCGGCGGCTGGCACCTGTGGGGTCTGACCGGCGCGGACCAGAACATCACCTGGCTGCAGTGCCTGATCCGCTTCGGTGTCCTGTCCGCCAAGATCCTCGCCGTGATCCTGTTCTTCATGCTCGTCCGTTGGAGCTGGCCCCGGTTCCGCTTCGACCAGCTGATGAACCTCGCCTGGAAGGTGATGCTGCCGCTGGGACTGGCGAACCTCGTGACCGTGGCGACGATCGAGGAGTTTCGGCCGCAGCTCGTGGCGGCCCTCGGCCCCGGGCTCGCCCAGGGCGTCGCCCTCGCGGCGCCGTGGGGCGTGTTCTTCCTCGGCTGGATCGCGGCCGGCCTGCTCACGCCGTCGGGCACCGACAACCGGCCGATCCGGGCCACCGGTCCTCTCGACATCGAACACGAACTCGTGGAGACCTGA
- the nuoI gene encoding NADH-quinone oxidoreductase subunit I: MQPTDPAISWLEEKPLGLAERLYLPLFIQGLTTTARHLVSPKVTVSFPEQRPTVGNPLIYRGVHRLNRDAEGRVKCVACFLCATACPAHCIDIVATESPWPDREKYPESFQIDELRCIFCGMCEEACPVDAIELTSLLDLTGRSREEMIFDKEKLLGVYDMTKDAEPMKSMELGGAL; the protein is encoded by the coding sequence ATGCAGCCCACCGACCCCGCCATCTCGTGGCTGGAGGAGAAGCCGCTGGGCCTGGCCGAGCGGCTCTACCTCCCGCTCTTTATCCAGGGCCTGACCACGACGGCCCGGCATCTGGTCAGCCCGAAGGTCACGGTCAGCTTCCCGGAGCAGCGGCCCACGGTGGGCAACCCGCTCATCTACCGCGGCGTCCACCGGCTCAACCGCGACGCCGAGGGGCGGGTGAAGTGCGTGGCCTGCTTCCTCTGCGCCACCGCCTGCCCGGCCCACTGCATCGACATCGTGGCCACGGAAAGCCCGTGGCCGGACCGGGAGAAGTATCCGGAGAGCTTCCAGATCGACGAACTGCGGTGCATCTTCTGCGGGATGTGCGAGGAGGCCTGCCCGGTCGATGCGATCGAGCTCACCAGCCTCCTCGACCTCACCGGCCGGAGCCGCGAGGAGATGATCTTCGACAAGGAGAAGCTGCTCGGCGTCTACGACATGACCAAGGATGCCGAGCCGATGAAGTCGATGGAACTGGGAGGCGCGTTGTGA
- a CDS encoding NADH-quinone oxidoreductase subunit L translates to MPDSISAATLLVLVPLLPLVGALLTVALGRLLRGQAHLPAVAGIAASAVSAALLLGSLVGDVGRGRNGDGAPVAGGAMARPVEMVTTLWQWATIDDGASAAADPVATDTAARDAVGRFSIPIALRLDPLTATLLVIITGVGLLVAIYSIGYMHDDPGYPRFFALVAMFVFSMTMLVAASNFLLVYVFWEAVGACSYLLIGFWFTKPEAAKAAKKAFLVNRVGDFGLAVATFLLWMTYGTLNFHDTVGAGDTIIPGILGQVRLADAAGYVGGAVGTAICLLLLLAACGKSAQLPLHVWLPDAMEGPTPASALIHAATMVTAGVYLVARCAPLFVGCPDALAAVSVVGATTALVAALIGTVQNDLKRVLAYSTISQLGYMFVALGTGTLLGFTAAIFHLVTHAFFKALLFLGAGSVMHAMGGVIDMRRFGGLRRIMPVTAATFLVGALALGGVPPFAGFFSKDEILAAVHARGWADLHAGHHEATPGDGDHAGRGIPVHQAVLREPVPAASRAGLDRPQTWRVLFWMSLVTAGLTAFYTFRALFMTFTGPTRVPEEAGHHAHESPPVMTVPLMLLAVPSALIGWWLFTTHGLADFLASTPSFTMPAIAASAVPHAFHLDLALQGTLAAALGIAVAAVGHLGRRSDGPQMERFLGPLGTLFANRFYIDEFYGALVVTPLKLLAGVAAACDRGFVDGLVDGIGHIPVAVGAAVRHLQSGLLQRYALAAVLGTLLVVLGLWWGIC, encoded by the coding sequence ATGCCCGACTCCATCTCTGCCGCCACGCTTCTGGTGCTCGTTCCGCTGCTGCCGCTCGTCGGCGCCCTGCTCACGGTGGCCCTTGGCCGCCTGCTCCGTGGCCAGGCGCACCTGCCGGCAGTGGCCGGCATCGCCGCGTCGGCGGTCAGCGCCGCGCTGCTCCTCGGCTCTCTCGTCGGCGACGTCGGCCGCGGCAGGAACGGGGACGGCGCCCCCGTCGCCGGCGGCGCGATGGCCCGCCCCGTCGAGATGGTCACCACCCTCTGGCAGTGGGCGACGATCGACGACGGAGCCTCGGCAGCCGCCGACCCGGTCGCCACCGACACGGCGGCACGGGATGCCGTGGGCCGATTCTCGATCCCGATCGCCCTCCGGCTCGACCCGCTGACGGCCACGCTGCTGGTGATCATCACCGGCGTCGGCCTGCTGGTGGCGATCTACTCGATCGGCTACATGCACGACGACCCAGGCTATCCCCGGTTCTTCGCCCTCGTGGCGATGTTCGTGTTCTCGATGACGATGCTCGTCGCGGCCAGCAACTTCCTCCTCGTCTACGTCTTCTGGGAGGCCGTGGGCGCCTGCAGCTACCTGCTGATCGGCTTCTGGTTCACGAAGCCTGAGGCGGCGAAGGCCGCGAAGAAGGCGTTCCTCGTCAATCGTGTCGGCGACTTCGGCCTCGCCGTCGCCACGTTCCTGCTCTGGATGACCTACGGCACGCTGAACTTCCACGACACCGTGGGGGCCGGCGACACGATCATTCCCGGAATCCTCGGGCAGGTGCGACTCGCCGACGCCGCCGGCTACGTCGGCGGCGCGGTGGGCACGGCCATCTGCCTGCTCCTGCTCCTCGCCGCCTGCGGCAAGAGCGCCCAGTTGCCGCTCCACGTCTGGCTGCCCGACGCGATGGAGGGCCCGACGCCCGCCAGCGCCCTGATCCACGCGGCCACGATGGTCACCGCCGGCGTGTACCTCGTGGCCCGCTGCGCGCCCTTGTTCGTCGGCTGCCCGGACGCGCTCGCGGCGGTGTCGGTGGTCGGGGCGACGACGGCGCTGGTGGCGGCCCTGATCGGCACGGTGCAGAACGACCTCAAGCGGGTCCTTGCCTACTCCACGATCAGCCAGCTCGGCTACATGTTCGTCGCCCTCGGCACCGGCACGCTGCTCGGGTTCACGGCTGCCATCTTCCACCTCGTGACCCATGCCTTCTTCAAGGCGCTGTTGTTTCTCGGCGCCGGCTCGGTGATGCACGCCATGGGGGGCGTGATCGACATGCGCCGGTTCGGCGGCCTGCGCCGGATCATGCCCGTGACGGCGGCGACGTTCCTCGTCGGGGCGCTGGCGCTCGGCGGCGTGCCGCCGTTCGCCGGCTTTTTCAGCAAGGATGAGATCCTCGCCGCGGTCCATGCCCGGGGCTGGGCAGACCTTCACGCCGGACACCACGAGGCGACGCCGGGCGACGGCGACCATGCGGGCCGGGGCATCCCGGTCCACCAAGCCGTCCTGCGCGAGCCGGTGCCGGCGGCGTCCCGGGCCGGGCTCGATCGGCCGCAGACGTGGCGCGTCCTGTTCTGGATGTCGCTCGTGACCGCGGGCCTGACCGCCTTCTACACCTTCCGCGCCCTGTTCATGACCTTCACCGGCCCGACACGGGTGCCGGAGGAGGCCGGTCATCATGCCCATGAATCGCCGCCCGTGATGACGGTTCCGCTCATGCTCCTCGCCGTTCCCTCGGCGCTGATCGGCTGGTGGCTGTTCACGACGCACGGGCTCGCCGACTTCCTCGCCTCCACCCCGTCGTTCACCATGCCGGCCATCGCGGCCAGCGCGGTCCCGCACGCCTTTCACCTTGACCTCGCCCTCCAGGGAACCCTGGCGGCAGCGCTGGGCATCGCCGTGGCGGCGGTCGGGCACCTCGGCCGGCGCAGCGACGGCCCGCAGATGGAGCGGTTCCTCGGTCCGCTCGGCACGCTGTTCGCCAACCGCTTCTACATCGACGAGTTCTACGGGGCGTTGGTCGTGACGCCGCTCAAACTGCTGGCGGGAGTGGCCGCCGCCTGCGACCGGGGCTTCGTGGACGGTCTGGTCGACGGCATCGGCCATATCCCCGTCGCCGTCGGCGCCGCCGTGCGGCACCTGCAGTCCGGACTTCTCCAGCGGTATGCCCTCGCCGCCGTGCTGGGGACGCTCCTCGTCGTCCTCGGGCTGTGGTGGGGCATCTGCTGA
- the nuoN-1 gene encoding NADH-quinone oxidoreductase subunit N: MNPTSSLSFTLLAPEIALVAAALVAWLGASFLGLRSGWLVALAGIAGAAVLAGGGPATGGSIASGGVILDAFSTFNRWTVLGLGALLALVQAGDLFSAAVSRGPSLRRGGTCEEAGTFLVMLAGLSLVGVAGDLVLLFAGLELVSIPTYILLGLKRTDAHGQEAGLKYFFLSLVASAFFLYALVCLYGIGGSTSLATIAERIRGVDGTAGSVMPLLPAAIGMALVGAAFRLAAVPMHFYAPDVYEGTSPGNAALLSTLPKVAGIIILARVLALGIAPEQAGQPSGTTAVAWLDILWQLTAVLAAVTMTVGNVMALGQRNLRRLLACSSIAHAGYLLVGIAAAAAGAAARAGQPLGDVGGLDAGWVARMGGMSATLFYLSTYALATIGIFGAIAYLGHRWPEWTADSGPRPPREEIATVDDLDGLASTNPVAAFAIAAFLLSLAGIPPFPGFWGKLSLATASLAVDWNAPLVTGSRRAWFVGLAVVLVLNAAIAAAYYLRIIAAMYFKSSKRGVQADGGLAAGLAMLACLVAVIGVALAPGGLVARTRTAGNVVSGGDLPATEVRADPREPAGVPMAGVR, from the coding sequence ATGAATCCCACGTCGTCCCTGTCGTTCACCCTGCTCGCCCCGGAGATCGCCCTCGTGGCGGCGGCGCTCGTGGCCTGGCTCGGCGCCTCCTTCCTCGGCCTGCGGTCCGGCTGGCTCGTGGCCCTGGCAGGCATCGCAGGGGCGGCGGTCCTGGCCGGTGGCGGGCCGGCGACCGGCGGTTCGATCGCCTCCGGCGGCGTCATCCTCGACGCGTTCTCGACCTTCAACCGCTGGACGGTGCTCGGCCTCGGGGCCCTGCTGGCGCTCGTCCAGGCGGGCGACCTGTTTTCCGCGGCCGTGAGTCGCGGCCCGAGCCTGCGGCGCGGCGGCACCTGCGAGGAGGCCGGGACGTTCCTCGTGATGCTCGCCGGCCTGTCGCTCGTCGGTGTCGCTGGTGATCTCGTGCTCCTGTTCGCGGGGCTCGAGCTGGTGTCGATTCCGACCTACATCCTCCTCGGCCTGAAGCGGACCGATGCCCATGGCCAGGAGGCGGGCCTCAAGTATTTCTTCCTGTCGCTCGTCGCCTCGGCGTTCTTCCTCTACGCGCTGGTCTGCCTGTACGGCATCGGCGGCTCGACGAGCCTGGCGACGATCGCGGAGCGGATCCGCGGCGTTGACGGCACTGCGGGGAGCGTGATGCCACTCCTGCCGGCGGCCATCGGGATGGCGTTGGTCGGTGCCGCCTTCCGGCTGGCGGCGGTGCCGATGCACTTCTACGCGCCGGACGTCTATGAAGGGACGAGCCCCGGCAACGCCGCCCTCCTCTCCACGCTGCCGAAGGTGGCGGGGATCATCATCCTGGCACGGGTGCTGGCGCTCGGCATCGCCCCCGAGCAGGCCGGGCAGCCGTCGGGCACGACGGCCGTCGCCTGGCTCGACATCCTCTGGCAGCTCACCGCCGTCCTCGCCGCGGTCACGATGACCGTGGGCAACGTGATGGCCCTCGGGCAGCGGAACCTGCGCCGGCTCCTGGCCTGCTCGTCGATCGCCCATGCCGGCTACCTGCTCGTCGGCATCGCCGCCGCCGCCGCTGGGGCGGCGGCCCGGGCCGGTCAGCCGCTCGGCGACGTCGGCGGCCTCGACGCCGGCTGGGTGGCGCGGATGGGGGGCATGTCCGCCACGCTCTTCTATCTGTCCACCTACGCCCTGGCCACGATCGGCATCTTCGGCGCCATCGCCTACCTCGGCCACCGCTGGCCCGAGTGGACCGCCGACAGCGGCCCGCGGCCGCCGCGCGAGGAGATCGCGACCGTCGACGATCTCGACGGCCTGGCATCGACCAACCCGGTGGCCGCGTTCGCGATCGCGGCATTCCTCCTTTCGCTGGCCGGCATCCCGCCGTTTCCCGGCTTCTGGGGCAAGCTGTCTCTGGCGACGGCCAGCCTGGCGGTCGATTGGAACGCGCCGCTCGTCACCGGCAGCCGGCGGGCATGGTTCGTCGGCCTGGCGGTCGTGCTGGTGCTCAACGCCGCGATCGCCGCCGCGTATTACCTGCGGATCATCGCGGCGATGTACTTCAAGTCGTCGAAACGGGGCGTGCAGGCGGATGGTGGTCTGGCCGCAGGGCTGGCGATGCTCGCCTGCCTCGTCGCGGTCATCGGCGTCGCGCTGGCGCCGGGCGGGCTCGTCGCCCGGACGCGGACGGCCGGCAACGTCGTCTCCGGCGGCGATCTGCCCGCGACGGAGGTCCGCGCCGATCCACGTGAACCGGCCGGCGTTCCCATGGCGGGTGTGCGATGA
- the nuoM gene encoding NADH:ubiquinone oxidoreductase subunit M: MNDFSPGLHLLLVIAAPLVGGLAAWLLGGRGRGAVRQSAAVTTVVTLVLAGWLILRALADPGFIAGQPFAEVSLPWLVESPFDVRFSLGLDGLSIWMFGLGALLSVTAVFVSWDAITDRPVGFYVLLLVLEAAMLGVFAARDVILFYVFFEFTLVPLFFLIGIWGHEERRRAAVKFFVYTLTGSVLTFLGLLAIVLWAASHTGTISFDIATLTSVLRQHPLPMTAEAGWLQMVVFLALLAGFAVKVPIVPLHTWLPLAHVEAPTGGSVDLAGVLLKIGIYGFLRFSLPMLPEATAAAAPWLFGLGVAGILYGALVALVQTDLKRLIAYSSVSHMGYIVMGLFALTPVAVEGANLQLVNHGLSSAGLFAIVGMIYERFHTRSIANLGGIASRAPWLTVLFVLFTFSSIGLPGLNGFVGEFLILAGSFQRAWSGVAPAYATAYLGMAVAAVLGVVLGAWYMLWALERVCFGPSREPPRAAGHGHDTGHAASGHGGHGHGGLSHGNGHAAVAATDRCDLRWHELAALLPLAVFVVWIGLTPATFLAPAAPALRATTRAAANAFAARMQAATPSDQVAHAP; the protein is encoded by the coding sequence ATGAACGACTTCTCCCCCGGCCTGCACCTGCTGCTGGTCATCGCCGCGCCGCTCGTGGGTGGTCTGGCCGCCTGGCTGCTCGGCGGCCGAGGTCGCGGCGCGGTGCGACAAAGCGCCGCCGTGACGACCGTGGTGACGCTGGTGCTCGCCGGCTGGCTGATCCTCCGCGCCCTCGCCGACCCGGGGTTCATCGCAGGGCAGCCGTTCGCCGAGGTCTCCCTGCCCTGGCTCGTCGAGTCCCCCTTCGACGTCCGCTTCTCCCTCGGCCTCGACGGCCTCTCCATCTGGATGTTCGGCCTCGGGGCGCTTCTCTCGGTGACGGCGGTGTTCGTCAGCTGGGACGCCATCACCGACCGGCCCGTGGGCTTCTATGTCCTGCTCCTCGTCCTCGAGGCGGCGATGCTCGGCGTGTTCGCCGCCCGCGATGTGATCCTGTTCTACGTGTTCTTCGAGTTCACCCTCGTGCCGCTGTTCTTCCTGATCGGCATCTGGGGGCACGAGGAGCGCCGCCGGGCGGCGGTGAAGTTCTTCGTCTACACGCTGACCGGGAGCGTGCTCACGTTCCTCGGCCTGCTGGCGATCGTCCTCTGGGCCGCCTCCCACACCGGGACGATCTCCTTCGACATCGCCACGCTCACCAGCGTGCTGCGTCAGCACCCGCTACCGATGACGGCCGAGGCGGGCTGGCTGCAGATGGTCGTGTTCCTCGCGCTCCTCGCCGGATTCGCGGTCAAGGTGCCGATCGTGCCGCTGCACACCTGGCTCCCGCTGGCACACGTCGAGGCGCCGACCGGCGGCAGCGTCGATCTCGCCGGCGTGCTCCTCAAGATCGGCATCTACGGCTTCCTGCGGTTCTCGCTGCCGATGCTCCCGGAAGCGACCGCGGCGGCCGCCCCCTGGCTGTTCGGCCTCGGCGTGGCGGGCATCCTCTACGGCGCGCTCGTCGCCCTCGTCCAGACCGACCTCAAGCGGCTCATCGCTTACTCGTCGGTAAGCCACATGGGCTACATCGTCATGGGCCTGTTCGCGCTCACGCCCGTGGCCGTCGAGGGGGCCAACCTCCAGCTCGTGAACCACGGCCTCTCCTCGGCCGGGCTGTTCGCCATCGTGGGGATGATCTACGAACGGTTCCACACCCGCTCGATCGCCAACCTCGGCGGCATCGCCTCGCGGGCGCCGTGGCTCACGGTGCTGTTCGTCCTCTTCACCTTCTCGAGCATCGGCCTTCCCGGCCTCAACGGCTTCGTCGGCGAGTTCCTCATCCTCGCCGGCTCGTTCCAGCGGGCCTGGTCGGGCGTTGCTCCGGCCTACGCCACCGCCTACCTCGGCATGGCCGTCGCGGCGGTGCTCGGCGTGGTGCTCGGCGCCTGGTACATGCTCTGGGCACTGGAGCGGGTCTGCTTCGGGCCGTCCCGCGAGCCCCCCCGAGCGGCAGGCCACGGGCACGACACCGGGCATGCCGCCAGCGGCCACGGCGGGCATGGGCACGGTGGCCTTAGTCATGGGAACGGCCACGCAGCCGTCGCTGCGACCGACCGCTGCGACCTGCGCTGGCACGAGCTCGCCGCCCTCCTGCCGCTGGCGGTGTTCGTGGTCTGGATCGGCCTCACGCCGGCCACGTTCCTCGCTCCGGCGGCGCCGGCCCTGCGGGCGACCACGCGGGCCGCGGCCAACGCGTTCGCGGCCCGCATGCAGGCCGCCACCCCCTCCGACCAGGTCGCCCACGCCCCCTGA
- the nuoF2 gene encoding NADH-quinone oxidoreductase subunit F 2, with protein sequence MPPFQPVLLEAVGVPDGHTIASYRARGGYAPLEATLAGKQPADVIEMVKSSGLRGRGGAGFPTGLKWTFLPKDHPGPIYLCVNADESEPGTFNNRILMEDDPHQVIEGIILSSFATRATTAYIYLRYEYPRSWHRLQGAIDEAYAAGYLGKNIRGSGFSLDLYLHRGAAAYICGEETGLIESLEGKRAWPRIKPPFPAIEGLFRKPTVVNNIETMACVTQIARRGVDWFKSIGVPPDPTNPRDPGSFGPKLYCLSGHVERPGCYEAPLGITARELIDVHGGGVWKGRKAKAVIPGGISMGLMTESELDTPLDFAGPGRVGCLGLGTAAVVVIDDQTSIVDVLHNSARFFAHESCGQCTPCREGTSWSLRILERIRAGKGRLRDLDILLELGNTMGMMPGSTICGLADGAAWPMKNAIKKFRGEFEEYIKRTNPSGWMVTDPVPALAIVGAH encoded by the coding sequence ATGCCACCGTTTCAGCCCGTCCTGCTCGAGGCCGTCGGCGTTCCCGATGGCCACACGATCGCCAGCTACAGAGCCCGCGGCGGCTACGCGCCGCTCGAGGCCACGCTCGCCGGCAAGCAGCCGGCGGACGTGATCGAGATGGTGAAGTCTTCGGGGCTGCGCGGCCGCGGCGGCGCCGGCTTCCCGACGGGGCTGAAGTGGACGTTCCTCCCCAAGGATCATCCCGGACCGATCTACCTGTGCGTCAACGCCGACGAGAGCGAGCCGGGGACGTTCAACAACCGGATCCTGATGGAGGACGACCCGCACCAGGTGATCGAGGGGATCATCCTCTCCTCGTTCGCCACGCGAGCCACGACGGCCTACATCTACCTGCGGTACGAGTATCCGCGGAGCTGGCACCGGCTCCAGGGGGCGATCGACGAGGCCTACGCGGCCGGCTATCTGGGGAAGAACATCCGCGGCAGCGGCTTCTCCCTCGACCTCTACCTGCACCGCGGCGCCGCCGCCTACATCTGCGGCGAGGAGACCGGGCTCATCGAAAGCCTGGAGGGCAAGCGGGCCTGGCCGCGGATCAAGCCGCCCTTCCCGGCGATCGAGGGGCTGTTCCGCAAGCCGACGGTCGTCAATAACATCGAGACGATGGCCTGCGTGACGCAGATCGCCCGGCGCGGCGTCGATTGGTTCAAGTCGATCGGCGTGCCGCCCGATCCCACGAACCCGCGCGACCCCGGCTCCTTCGGCCCCAAACTCTACTGCCTGTCGGGCCACGTCGAGCGGCCCGGCTGCTACGAGGCTCCCCTGGGAATCACGGCCCGGGAACTGATCGACGTCCACGGCGGCGGCGTCTGGAAGGGGCGGAAGGCCAAGGCGGTGATTCCCGGCGGGATCTCGATGGGCCTGATGACGGAGAGCGAGCTCGACACGCCGCTCGACTTCGCCGGTCCCGGCCGGGTCGGCTGCCTCGGCCTGGGAACTGCGGCCGTGGTCGTCATCGACGACCAGACGAGCATCGTGGACGTCCTCCACAACTCGGCCCGGTTCTTCGCCCACGAGTCGTGCGGCCAGTGCACGCCCTGTCGCGAGGGGACGAGTTGGTCGCTGCGGATCCTGGAACGGATCCGGGCCGGCAAGGGGCGGCTCAGGGACCTCGACATCCTGCTCGAACTGGGGAACACGATGGGCATGATGCCGGGGAGCACGATCTGCGGCCTTGCCGACGGCGCCGCCTGGCCGATGAAGAACGCCATCAAGAAGTTCCGCGGCGAGTTCGAAGAGTACATCAAGCGGACCAATCCCTCGGGCTGGATGGTCACCGATCCCGTCCCGGCCCTCGCGATCGTGGGAGCGCACTGA
- a CDS encoding iron-sulfur cluster carrier protein → MSSAVSESAVRGLLGEIADPESGRPLPEMGQIVSVAADPTTIAVTIGLTTHSAILWPATRGRIEDLLRSRFPAVPQVTVTIVPHDRPAPKLGQIGLEAKSVIAVGSGKGGVGKSTIAASIAIGLARAGSRTGLLDADVYGPSVPHLLGLSGRPQIEEGKIVPQWLDVGRSRMPTMSMGYLVPAGEAVVWRGPMLHGAITQMLRDTRWGPLDYLIIDMPPGTGDIALTLSQVLPLTGAVVVCTPQDVALLDATKAIAMFRKVNIPLLGMVENMSFFVCPDTGKRYDIFGTGGARRTAQEMDIPFLGEVPIQIPIREHGDAGRTAANYDDPAAAPYFEAICTRLVGTLAAATAARPPLPALPVL, encoded by the coding sequence ATGAGCAGTGCCGTGAGCGAATCCGCCGTCCGCGGCCTGCTCGGCGAAATCGCCGATCCCGAGTCGGGTCGGCCGCTGCCCGAGATGGGGCAGATCGTGTCGGTCGCCGCCGACCCGACGACGATTGCCGTCACGATCGGGCTCACGACGCACTCCGCGATCCTCTGGCCGGCGACCCGCGGCCGGATCGAGGACCTCCTGCGCAGCCGGTTTCCCGCGGTGCCGCAGGTGACGGTGACGATCGTCCCGCACGACCGGCCGGCGCCGAAACTCGGCCAGATCGGCCTCGAGGCCAAGAGCGTGATCGCCGTCGGCTCTGGCAAGGGGGGCGTGGGCAAGAGCACGATCGCCGCCTCGATCGCCATCGGCCTCGCCCGGGCGGGGAGCCGCACCGGGCTCCTCGACGCCGACGTCTACGGGCCGAGCGTTCCCCACCTGCTCGGCCTCTCGGGACGGCCGCAGATCGAGGAAGGGAAGATCGTCCCCCAGTGGCTCGACGTCGGCCGCAGCCGGATGCCGACGATGTCGATGGGGTATCTCGTGCCGGCGGGCGAGGCGGTGGTGTGGCGCGGGCCGATGCTCCACGGGGCGATCACGCAGATGCTCCGCGACACCCGCTGGGGGCCGCTCGACTATCTGATCATCGACATGCCGCCGGGCACGGGGGACATCGCGCTGACGCTCTCGCAGGTGCTGCCGCTGACCGGGGCGGTGGTGGTCTGCACGCCGCAGGACGTGGCCCTGCTCGATGCCACGAAGGCGATCGCGATGTTCCGCAAGGTCAACATCCCGCTCCTCGGCATGGTGGAGAACATGAGCTTCTTCGTCTGCCCCGACACGGGGAAGCGGTACGACATCTTCGGCACGGGGGGCGCGCGGCGGACGGCGCAGGAGATGGACATTCCGTTCCTCGGTGAAGTGCCGATCCAGATCCCGATCCGCGAACACGGCGACGCCGGGCGGACGGCGGCCAACTACGACGATCCGGCAGCGGCCCCGTATTTCGAGGCGATCTGCACGCGGCTCGTGGGCACGCTTGCCGCCGCCACGGCCGCCCGCCCGCCGCTCCCGGCCCTCCCGGTGCTCTGA